The following proteins come from a genomic window of Geminicoccaceae bacterium SCSIO 64248:
- a CDS encoding DUF1289 domain-containing protein, whose translation MADHEPLCPVPAHDLLDAVPDRPEALLPSPCVGICQLDPLSGLCLGCARDADELAAWRAMSTHEQAGLWRRLPGRLARFGHPFRLLPWTGQDLVSALLTLAAAKPARWSIGPAVFVSEGRPRAHDDGLGFDETTSLAAFAFRFAPGLRCFAMNDGRLVLALHQARLKGEAADVTAADNVLRAVSPLGRITLSGDGPRLPAPAEASTGLPPGYVGCLTVAFQREGQVPAAAPMSTVARSPRRAPEP comes from the coding sequence GTGGCCGATCATGAACCCCTCTGCCCGGTGCCTGCGCACGATCTGCTTGATGCGGTGCCGGACCGGCCCGAGGCGCTGCTGCCTTCGCCATGCGTCGGGATCTGCCAGCTCGATCCGCTCAGCGGCCTCTGCCTGGGATGCGCGCGCGACGCCGACGAACTCGCCGCCTGGCGGGCGATGAGCACGCACGAGCAGGCGGGACTCTGGCGCCGCCTGCCGGGCCGCCTCGCTCGCTTCGGCCACCCCTTTCGGCTGTTGCCTTGGACCGGCCAGGACCTAGTGAGCGCATTGCTCACCCTCGCCGCCGCCAAGCCCGCCCGGTGGTCGATCGGTCCGGCGGTCTTCGTGTCGGAAGGCCGCCCACGCGCGCATGACGACGGCCTGGGTTTCGACGAGACGACGTCCTTGGCCGCCTTCGCCTTCCGTTTCGCGCCCGGCCTGCGCTGCTTCGCCATGAACGATGGACGGCTGGTGCTGGCGTTGCATCAGGCCCGGCTGAAAGGTGAAGCGGCCGACGTCACGGCGGCCGACAACGTCCTCCGCGCGGTTTCTCCCTTGGGACGGATCACGTTGTCCGGCGACGGTCCTCGGCTGCCGGCGCCGGCCGAGGCCTCGACCGGCCTGCCGCCCGGCTATGTCGGCTGCCTGACCGTCGCGTTCCAGCGCGAAGGGCAGGTGCCGGCGGCCGCGCCTATGTCGACAGTTGCACGATCACCGCGTCGCGCGCCGGAACCGTGA
- a CDS encoding DUF6356 family protein: MTKISFTEHPQSVGECYLQHLRHAWSFACPMFAASIACFVHGLLPFLFLSTGSSTIRRLHDRMVVNRADLSSPSETPTVRSRRHVPG; this comes from the coding sequence ATGACCAAGATCTCGTTCACCGAGCATCCGCAGTCGGTCGGCGAATGCTATCTGCAGCATCTCCGTCACGCATGGAGCTTCGCCTGTCCGATGTTCGCTGCCAGCATCGCCTGTTTCGTCCACGGCCTCCTTCCCTTTCTCTTCCTGAGCACCGGCTCTTCCACCATCCGACGCCTGCACGATCGGATGGTCGTCAATCGCGCCGATCTCTCGTCCCCGTCCGAGACGCCCACCGTCCGCTCCCGACGGCACGTGCCGGGCTGA
- a CDS encoding CbtB-domain containing protein, with amino-acid sequence MSDRHQSAFDTPSAAAGRTGTLLQVLLAAMVGLLLLGGVGFAQIEAVHNAAHDARHSTGFPCH; translated from the coding sequence ATGTCCGATCGTCACCAATCCGCCTTCGACACGCCGTCCGCCGCGGCCGGCCGCACGGGCACACTTCTCCAGGTCCTGCTCGCGGCCATGGTAGGCCTCCTGCTCCTGGGCGGCGTGGGATTCGCCCAGATCGAGGCGGTCCACAACGCCGCTCACGACGCCCGGCACTCGACCGGCTTCCCCTGCCACTGA
- a CDS encoding CbtA family protein — MPVFRSIVFAAALSGLLAGLLLTVVHHYTTVPYILAAEVFEGQAEEGQAGAEAAPPAEAHDHGEEAADHAHEGWAPADGAERILYTAAADVVTGIAFAFLLVAGFALTGRAIGWHEGLLWGMAGFVAFMVAPSLGLPPELPGMEAAPLGARQVWWIAATASTVAGLGLIGLLRAPWSAALGVLLLVAPHAVGAPPPPDAETLVPHSLLHGFIVAVTISSFLFWAALGVVAAFLYERFGIRAQIGAGGQASPEARKA, encoded by the coding sequence ATGCCCGTCTTCCGCTCGATCGTGTTCGCAGCGGCGCTGTCCGGCCTGCTGGCCGGCCTGCTCCTCACCGTCGTCCACCACTACACGACGGTCCCCTACATTCTCGCGGCCGAGGTTTTTGAAGGCCAGGCCGAGGAAGGGCAGGCCGGAGCGGAAGCCGCCCCGCCGGCCGAGGCGCATGACCACGGCGAGGAGGCCGCGGATCATGCCCACGAGGGCTGGGCGCCCGCCGACGGCGCGGAGCGGATCCTCTACACGGCCGCAGCCGACGTCGTCACGGGCATCGCGTTTGCCTTCCTGCTGGTGGCAGGGTTCGCCCTGACCGGCCGGGCCATTGGCTGGCACGAGGGCTTGCTCTGGGGCATGGCCGGCTTCGTGGCCTTCATGGTCGCGCCCTCGCTCGGCCTGCCGCCGGAACTTCCGGGCATGGAGGCGGCGCCGCTCGGCGCCCGTCAGGTCTGGTGGATCGCCGCGACCGCATCGACCGTGGCCGGCCTGGGCCTGATCGGCTTGCTGCGCGCGCCCTGGAGCGCGGCGCTGGGCGTCCTGCTGCTCGTGGCGCCGCACGCCGTCGGCGCGCCGCCGCCGCCCGATGCCGAGACGCTCGTGCCGCACAGCCTGCTGCACGGCTTCATCGTCGCCGTGACGATCAGTTCGTTCCTGTTCTGGGCGGCGCTCGGCGTGGTGGCCGCTTTCCTGTACGAGCGCTTCGGCATCAGGGCGCAGATCGGCGCGGGCGGTCAGGCCTCGCCGGAAGCGCGCAAGGCCTGA
- a CDS encoding FAD-dependent oxidoreductase, with amino-acid sequence MATVEHRVAALADLPENGMRGLDIAGRSIILARTGDRVTALSAFCTHFGAPLAEGVVHDGRIVCPWHHACFDAGDGRPLDPPALDGLKAYDCRLDGGDVYVRLPPRSRERVTPAAAPSGGDGRRMVIVGAGAAGAAAAESLRQRGFAGRITLISAEAALPYDRTLLSKEILQGIATPAPSDLRPASFYAARHIELRLGRRVVAVDADARSLTLDDGSRLGYDACLLATGGRPRRLDVPGAELDGVVTLRSPEDVDRILRAAALEMPVVVIGASFIAMECAASLQSRGCPVTVLAPEPVPFARLFGERVGRALKARHERTGTRFVTGEVARFDGQGAVEAVVTAEGGRLPAGLAIVGIGVLPATSDLRGLSLAEDGSVPVDGRLQALPDLFAAGDIARFPEPVSGATTRIEHWRLAQEHGRLAAGSMLGEQAVYDGVPFFWSTQHWGLYYAGHTQGFDDVVFDGAPEQDMFLAYYVKDGRVPAVLGVSRNTEMAALGELLRLRRMPDSDRLRQGGFDPVQALRASGEA; translated from the coding sequence ATGGCGACCGTCGAGCATCGTGTGGCAGCGCTCGCCGACCTTCCCGAGAACGGGATGCGCGGCCTCGACATCGCCGGCCGCAGCATCATCCTGGCGCGCACGGGCGATCGCGTGACCGCGTTGTCGGCCTTTTGCACCCATTTCGGGGCACCGCTCGCCGAAGGGGTCGTGCACGACGGCAGGATCGTCTGCCCCTGGCATCATGCCTGCTTCGACGCCGGCGACGGTCGTCCGCTCGATCCGCCGGCGTTGGACGGCCTCAAGGCCTACGACTGCCGCCTTGACGGTGGCGATGTCTATGTGCGCCTGCCGCCGCGATCGCGGGAGCGTGTGACGCCCGCGGCCGCTCCGAGTGGCGGCGACGGGCGCCGGATGGTCATCGTAGGGGCCGGCGCGGCGGGCGCCGCTGCCGCCGAGAGCCTGCGGCAGCGCGGCTTTGCCGGCCGGATCACCCTGATCTCGGCCGAGGCGGCCCTGCCCTACGATCGGACCCTCCTAAGCAAGGAGATCCTGCAGGGGATCGCAACGCCTGCCCCGTCCGACCTCCGGCCGGCGTCGTTCTACGCCGCGCGGCACATCGAGCTCCGGCTCGGCCGGCGTGTGGTCGCCGTCGATGCAGACGCGCGAAGCCTCACGCTCGACGACGGCAGCCGCCTCGGCTACGACGCCTGCCTGCTCGCGACCGGCGGCCGTCCGCGCCGGCTGGACGTCCCAGGCGCCGAGCTCGATGGCGTCGTGACCCTGCGATCGCCCGAAGACGTCGATCGTATCCTGCGGGCGGCCGCCCTGGAGATGCCGGTCGTCGTTATCGGCGCGAGCTTCATCGCCATGGAGTGCGCGGCCAGCCTGCAGAGCCGCGGATGTCCGGTCACCGTCCTGGCGCCCGAGCCCGTTCCGTTCGCACGGCTGTTCGGCGAGCGTGTCGGTCGCGCCCTCAAGGCCAGGCACGAGCGGACGGGCACACGCTTCGTGACCGGCGAAGTCGCCCGTTTCGACGGTCAGGGTGCCGTGGAGGCCGTCGTCACCGCCGAGGGCGGGCGCCTTCCGGCCGGGCTGGCGATCGTCGGCATCGGCGTCCTGCCGGCAACCTCCGATCTCCGGGGGCTTTCGCTCGCCGAGGACGGCAGCGTGCCGGTCGACGGCCGTCTGCAGGCCCTGCCCGACCTGTTCGCGGCCGGCGACATCGCCCGCTTTCCCGAGCCGGTCAGCGGAGCGACCACGCGCATCGAGCATTGGCGCCTGGCCCAGGAGCACGGCCGGCTCGCCGCCGGCAGCATGCTGGGCGAGCAGGCCGTCTATGACGGCGTGCCGTTCTTCTGGTCGACGCAGCACTGGGGCCTGTACTACGCCGGACACACTCAGGGCTTCGATGACGTCGTCTTCGACGGCGCGCCGGAGCAGGACATGTTCCTGGCCTATTACGTCAAGGACGGCCGGGTGCCGGCCGTCCTCGGCGTGTCGCGCAACACGGAGATGGCGGCGCTCGGCGAGCTCCTGCGCCTGCGGCGCATGCCCGACTCGGACCGGCTGCGCCAGGGCGGCTTCGATCCGGTTCAGGCCTTGCGCGCTTCCGGCGAGGCCTGA
- a CDS encoding phosphoglycerate mutase family protein: MGKVCFVTHPEVVVDPDRPVPRWRLAPDGIDRMRAFAESDTVRGTRAIWASDETKAIEAAGILAGRLGLGVTVDAALRENDRSATGFLPPDAFERHADAFFARPEESVAGWERAVDAQARGVAAFEAICASAGEGDLAIVGHGGIGTLLLCHLLGVAIGRAHDQPFQGHCFTVDRASRRVLHRWRPIAPRRS, encoded by the coding sequence GTGGGCAAGGTCTGCTTCGTTACCCATCCCGAAGTGGTCGTCGATCCCGACCGGCCGGTCCCGCGCTGGCGCCTCGCTCCCGACGGGATCGACCGGATGCGTGCCTTCGCGGAGTCCGACACCGTGCGGGGCACGCGCGCGATATGGGCGAGCGACGAGACCAAGGCGATCGAGGCGGCCGGCATCCTGGCCGGCCGGCTGGGATTGGGCGTCACGGTGGATGCGGCCCTGCGCGAGAACGACCGCAGCGCGACCGGCTTCCTGCCGCCGGACGCGTTCGAGCGTCATGCCGACGCGTTCTTCGCACGCCCGGAGGAGAGCGTGGCCGGCTGGGAACGCGCCGTCGACGCGCAGGCGAGGGGCGTCGCCGCGTTCGAGGCGATCTGTGCATCGGCCGGTGAGGGCGACCTCGCGATCGTCGGCCATGGCGGCATCGGCACGCTCCTGCTCTGCCACCTTCTCGGCGTCGCGATCGGCCGCGCCCATGACCAGCCGTTCCAGGGGCACTGCTTCACGGTCGACCGCGCCTCGCGGCGGGTGCTTCATCGCTGGCGGCCGATCGCGCCGCGCCGATCTTGA